In Amycolatopsis sp. FBCC-B4732, the genomic stretch CCGGCTTGACCTCGGCACCCGGGGTGTTGCCGACCTGGGCGGTCGTCTCGGTCTGGCCGAACCCGTCCCGGATGGTCAGCCCCCACGTCCGGCGCACCTGCTCGATCACCTCGGGGTTGAGGGGTTCCCCGGCGCCGATCGCTTCGCGCAGACTGCCGGGCCGCTCCCCCAGCTCGGCCTTGATCAGCATCCGCCACACCGTCGGCGGCGCGCAGAAGCTGCTGACCTGCCGATCACGCAGCTGCCCGAGCAGCGCCGCGGCGTCGAACCGGCCGTAGTTGTGGATGAAGATCGTCGCCTCCGCGATCCACGGCGCGAAGAAGCACGACCACGCGTGCTTCGCCCAGCCCGGCGAGGAGATGTTCAGGTGGACATCCCCCGGTCGGACACCGAGGAAGTACAACGTCGAGAGGTGACCGACCGGGTAGGACACCTGCGTGTGCTCGACCAGCTTGGGCCGCGACGTCGTGCCGGAAGTGAAGTAGAGCAAGGCCGGATCGTCCACGGCCGTCCGAGGGTGCGCGATCGGCTCCCAGTCCAGCGTGGCTGCTTCCCGCAGGTCGGCCCAGCCTTCGGCCGCCCCGACGCTGATCCGCGTGTAGCCGCCGGCGACGTCTTCGAACATGCCGGTGTCGCGGGCGTTGCAGATGACGTGGCGAGTGCCGCTGCGGACGATCCGGTCGGCCAGGTCCTCCGCCGTGACGGCGGTGGTCGTCGGCAGCAAAACGGCGCCCAGCTTGAGGATCGCCAGCATCGACTCCCACAGCTCGACCTGGTTGCCGAGCATGAGCACCACGGGATCGCTCTTCGCGACACCGCGCGCGGCCAGCCACGCCGCCAGCCGATCGGAGGCCCGGGACATCTCGGCGAAGCTCCGCTCGACCGACGTGCCGTCTTCTTCGACGATCACCAGCGCCGGCCGGTTGTTGTCCCGGGCGATTGCGTCGAACCAGTCCACGGCCCAGTTGAACCGCTCCCCCAGCTCCGGCCACTCGAACTCGGCGACCGCCCGTTCGTGCTCGCCGCGCAGCAACAGCAACTGGTCCCGGGCAGCCCGGTACGCCTCGGTTACGTCCATCGTGGACTCCTCCATCCGTGGCCGACGCGAAGTCGTGGCCATGCCGAGGATTCAGCCCCGGCGACGGCCCGCACTACCCGCGAACGGGGGTAGCGCGGGCCCGGACCAGCGGCCCGGCGGCGTGCATTGGCACCATCGAGATCAGGTGGTCGAATGAGCCGATCGTCGCACCGAGCTGCGTGATCGTTTCGGTTCGGCTCAGGTCGGCCGGCATGGCCTCGGCCTTGGTCTGCGCCGGCCTCCCGAGCAGCGTTCCGGCGCCCGCAACGGGAGTCGCAGCGGGTCCGCGAAGATCATCAGGCACGCCCCGCAGCTCAACCACCTCACCCCCGTCGAACTCGGCTTCGACCGCGGCGCGCCTGCGCGACGCCGGCGTCGAAGAGATCCGCGTAATCGACGAGGCGGGGGACTTCGGCAGCACCTGGTACTGGGCGCATCCACTGCGACATAGAGTCCTGCGAGTACCCGCCGTTGCTGGAGGAAATCGGCTACGTGCCGAAGTGGCGCCACGCGCCGGGCGAGGAGGTCCGCCAGCACGCCATCACCATCGCGAAGCACTACGACCGCTACACGGTGCTGCCGCGCCATCCGGGCGAAATCACGGCGGGCCCGCGACGAGGGTCATGATCCGGCGGACGCGCTCGCGCAGGAGTGCGTGCGTCCGGTCGTGGTGGTTGCGGGGGTGCCAGGCCATGGCGAGCACCACTTCCGGCACCGCCACGGGAAGCGGGAACGTCCGCAGTCCCAGCGTTTCCAGCATCGGGCGGCCCAGCCTGGCCGGGGTCACGCAGACGACGTCGGTTCCGCGGGCCACGTGCAGCGCGCCGGCGAAGCTCGGCAGGACGGCGACCACCCGGCGGTTCAGCCCCAGCTCGGCCAGCCGCTCGTCGATCGGGCCGTGCGCGCGGCCCCGGCGGGAGACGACGATGTGGTCGGCCGCGGCGAACCGCTTCGGGGTGACGGTCTTGACCTTCGCCAGTGGGTGATCCGGGCGGATCGCGCCGACGAGCGTTTCGGTGACGAGCGTTTCCGTGTGGACTTCGGGGTCGCCCGGGCGCAGCGTCCCGATCTCCAGGTCCACGAGTCCTTCGCGCAGCGCCGGGGTGTCCTGGAGGTTTTCCGGTCGCAGCCGCAGGGAGATCCCCGGCGCCTGGGTCCGCAGGTCGTCGATGAGGGACGGGATGAACGTCGTGGACAGCATGTCGGTGACCTGCAGGTCGAACACGCGCACCGCGGTCCGCGGGTCGGCGGCCGTCGACGGGCCGAACAGTGCACGGGCCCGGGCGGCGATCGCGTGCACCTCCCCGCGCAGCTCCAGCGCCCGCGGGGTCGGCACGAGATCGCGGCCGGCCCGG encodes the following:
- a CDS encoding LysR family transcriptional regulator, with protein sequence MDHDLNLIEALDALLTESSVTKAAERLHTSAPAMSRTLARLRRAFDDPLLVRAGRDLVPTPRALELRGEVHAIAARARALFGPSTAADPRTAVRVFDLQVTDMLSTTFIPSLIDDLRTQAPGISLRLRPENLQDTPALREGLVDLEIGTLRPGDPEVHTETLVTETLVGAIRPDHPLAKVKTVTPKRFAAADHIVVSRRGRAHGPIDERLAELGLNRRVVAVLPSFAGALHVARGTDVVCVTPARLGRPMLETLGLRTFPLPVAVPEVVLAMAWHPRNHHDRTHALLRERVRRIMTLVAGPP
- a CDS encoding AMP-binding protein, producing the protein MDVTEAYRAARDQLLLLRGEHERAVAEFEWPELGERFNWAVDWFDAIARDNNRPALVIVEEDGTSVERSFAEMSRASDRLAAWLAARGVAKSDPVVLMLGNQVELWESMLAILKLGAVLLPTTTAVTAEDLADRIVRSGTRHVICNARDTGMFEDVAGGYTRISVGAAEGWADLREAATLDWEPIAHPRTAVDDPALLYFTSGTTSRPKLVEHTQVSYPVGHLSTLYFLGVRPGDVHLNISSPGWAKHAWSCFFAPWIAEATIFIHNYGRFDAAALLGQLRDRQVSSFCAPPTVWRMLIKAELGERPGSLREAIGAGEPLNPEVIEQVRRTWGLTIRDGFGQTETTAQVGNTPGAEVKPGSMGRPLPGVPVVLVDPATGEPLAGPGEGEICLDLARQPLSLMKGYQNDPDRTGEAMAGGYYHTGDVATVDDEGYIFYVGRTDDVFKASDYKISPFELESVLVEHPAVAEAAVVPAPDPVRLAVPKAYIALAPGHEPTEETALAILRHARERLNPYQRVRRVEFFDLPKTLSGKIRRVELRGRENQLTEPPGGEWRDDQFPELKR